The genomic DNA TCGGGCACGGTGTCGGGCCAGCCGACCGCGCCGAACAGCACGGCGTCGACGCCTTCGAGCTGCTGCTTCCAGTCGTCGGGCATCATCTGGCCGTGCTGCGCGTAGTAGTCGCAGCTTGCCCACTCGATATGCTGATAGTCGAGGCCGATGCCATAGCGCTTGCTGACGGCGTCGAGCGCACGCAGCGCTTCGGGCATCACTTCCTTGCCGATGCCGTCACCGGGAATCACTGCGATGCGATAGTTGCGGGTCATATGCGTCTCCTCGTCGGGGAAGTGTCAGAAAGGGTTCGGGTCATTCAGACCAAACGTGTACTAACGACTAGTCTATTCCTGATCAACCGTCATAAAATCGCGCTTTCGGTTAAGCCACTATGCACGAACTGTGAATAAATCGCCGAACCTCGACGACCTGCGCGTGTTCTGCACCGTCGCCCGCAAAGCCAGCTTCAGCGCGGCGGCGGATGCGCTGTCGGTGTCGGCGGCGTATGTCAGCAAGCGCGTGAACATGCTCGAAGCGGATCTGGGCACGCGTCTCTTTCATCGTTCGACGCGCCGTGTCGCGATCACGGAGGCGGGCGAGCGCGTGTACGCGTGGGCCGAAAAGATTCTCGACGACGTCGACCGGCTGGTCGAAGATGTGTCGACCACGCGCCGCGTGCCGCGCGGCACGTTGCGCATTTCGAGCAGCTTCGGGTTTGGGCGCCATGTCGTGGCGCCGGCGCTGGCGCGGCTCACCGAGCGCTATCCGCAACTGAGCGTGCGGCTGGACCTGTTCGACCGCATCGTCGATGTGGCGGGCGAAGGCTTCGATCTGGACATTCGTATCGGCGACGACATCGCGCCACATCTGATCGCGAAGCGTCTTGCGGAGAACCATCGCGTGCTGTGCGCGTCGCCGGAATACCTGAAGCGTCACGGCACGCCGCGTCAGCTTGCGGACCTCGGCACGCATCATTGCCTCGCGATCAAGGAGCGCGACCATCCGTTCGGCATCTGGCGTCTGACGGAGCGCGGCGAGACCGTCTCCGTCAAGGTGACCGGGCCGCTGTCGACCAATCACGGCGAAGTGGCCGTGCAATGGGCGCTCGCGGCGCGCGGCATCGTCTTGCGTTCGATGTGGGATGTGCGCGCGCTGCTGGATTCGGGCGCGCTCGTGCAGGTGCTGCCCGGCGTCACGCAGCCCGCTAATGTGTGGGCGGTGTATCCGGCACGGCTGGCGTCGTCGGCGAAGGTGCGCGTGTGCGTCGATTTTCTGGCGGACGAATTTGGCCGCCTTGCCGAACCCGCCGCACGTCAGTGATGGTTCTGTGAGAAGAGTGTTTCGAGCGGATAGTGCGTCTTGACGAACGGCGTCTTGATGATCACGTAGCTGAAGTACTTTTCGATGCCGATATCGCGCTCCAGCAGCCCTTCGATGATGCTCTGGTAGTGGCTGACGCTGCGCGTGATGAACTTGAGCAGATAGTCGTAACCGCCGCTCGCCAGATGGCATTCGACGATCTCGTCGACATCCCTGATTGCGTTGACG from Paraburkholderia terrae includes the following:
- a CDS encoding LysR substrate-binding domain-containing protein, with translation MNKSPNLDDLRVFCTVARKASFSAAADALSVSAAYVSKRVNMLEADLGTRLFHRSTRRVAITEAGERVYAWAEKILDDVDRLVEDVSTTRRVPRGTLRISSSFGFGRHVVAPALARLTERYPQLSVRLDLFDRIVDVAGEGFDLDIRIGDDIAPHLIAKRLAENHRVLCASPEYLKRHGTPRQLADLGTHHCLAIKERDHPFGIWRLTERGETVSVKVTGPLSTNHGEVAVQWALAARGIVLRSMWDVRALLDSGALVQVLPGVTQPANVWAVYPARLASSAKVRVCVDFLADEFGRLAEPAARQ